The following coding sequences lie in one Kryptolebias marmoratus isolate JLee-2015 linkage group LG5, ASM164957v2, whole genome shotgun sequence genomic window:
- the LOC108241224 gene encoding catenin beta-1-like: MATQSDLMELDMAMGDSKAAVNQWQQQSYLDSGIQSGVTTTAPSLSGKGNPDAEEDDPTLYDWEFNQPFTPEATDIEGYAMTRAQRVRAAMFPETLEEGIQIPPTQLDAANPTAVQRLAEPSQMLKHAVVNLINYQDDAELATRAIPELTKLLNDEDQVVVNKAAVMVHQLSKKEASRHALMRSPQMVSAVVRAMQNTGDVETARCSAGTLHNLSHHREGLLAIFKSGGIPALVKMLGSPVDSVLFYAITTLHNLLLHQEGAKMAVRLAGGLQKMVALLSNTNVKFLAITTDCLQILAYGNQESKLIILASGGPQALVNIMRTFTYEKLLWTTSRVLKVLSVCSSNKPAIVEAGGMQALGLHLTDPSQRLVQNCLWTLRNLSDAATKQEGMEGLLGTLVQLLASDDINVVTCAAGILSNLTCNNYSNKLMVCQVGGIEALVRTVLRAGDREDITEPAVCALRHLTSRHQDAEMAQNAVRLHYGLPVVVKLLHPPSHWPLIKATVGLIRNLALCPANHSALREQGAIPRLVQLLVRAHQDTQRRTSMGGNQQQFVEGVRMEEIVEGCTGALHILARDVHNRIVIRGLNTIPLFVQLLYSPVENIQRVAAGVLCELAQDKEAAEAIEAEGATAPLTELLHSRNEGVATYAAAVLFRMSEDKPQDYKKRLSVELTSSLFRTEPMAWNDTGDLGLDMGAQGDPLAYRQDDGAYRAYPAAYGQDTLLDPMMEGADYHADTLPDLGHHTDPLPDLGHTQELMDSNQLAWFDTDL; this comes from the exons ATGGCTACCCAGT ctgatttGATGGAGCTGGATATGGCTATGGGGGACAGTAAGGCTGCCGTGAACcagtggcagcagcagtccTATCTGGATTCAGGAATCCAGTCAGGCGTCACCACCACAGCGCCATCTTTGAGCGGCAAGGGCAACCCTGATGCTGAGGAGGATGATCCGACTTTGTACGACTGGGAGTTCAACCAGCCTTTCACTCCTGAGGCCACAG aCATTGAGGGTTATGCCATGACTCGGGCCCAGCGTGTGCGTGCTGCTATGTTCCCCGAGACTTTGGAAGAGGGCATTCAGATTCCACCCACCCAGCTGGATGCTGCCAATCCGACGGCAGTTCAACGTCTGGCAGAGCCCTCTCAGATGCTGAAGCATGCTGTGGTGAACCTCATTAACTATCAGGATGATGCAGAGCTGGCCACTCGAGCCATACCTGAGCTCACCAAACTGCTTAATGACGAAGACCAG GTCGTCGTCAACAAAGCTGCCGTGATGGTGCATCAGCTGTCGAAGAAGGAGGCGTCGCGTCATGCCCTCATGCGCTCGCCGCAGATGGTTTCGGCGGTCGTCCGCGCCATGCAGAACACCGGCGATGTGGAGACCGCCCGTTGCTCCGCCGGCACCTTGCACAACCTTTCCCACCATCGCGAGGGGCTCCTCGCGATCTTCAAATCCGGTGGCATCCCCGCCTTGGTCAAGATGCTGGG CTCGCCGGTGGACAGCGTTTTGTTCTACGCCATCACCACACTGCACAACCTGttgttgcatcaggaaggggcCAAAATGGCAGTGCGCCTAGCTGGGGGGCTGCAGAAGATGGTAGCTCTGTTGTCTAACACCAATGTCAAGTTCCTGGCAATAACTACTGACTGTCTCCAGATCCTGGCATATGGCAACCAGGAAAGCAAG ctgatCATTCTGGCCAGCGGTGGTCCCCAAGCCCTGGTGAACATCATGAGGACCTTCACATATGAGAAATTGCTGTGGACCACAAGCAGGGTGCTCAAAGTGCTGTCTGTTTGCTCAAGCAACAAGCCAGCCATTGTAGAAGCTG GTGGCATGCAGGCTTTGGGTCTACATCTGACCGATCCGAGCCAGCGTCTGGTCCAGAACTGCCTCTGGACTTTAAGGAATCTCTCAGATGCTGCCACCAAACAG GAGGGGATGGAGGGTCTCCTGGGCACCCTGGTCCAGCTGCTGGCCAGTGACGACATTAACGTGGTCACATGTGCTGCTGGCATCCTCTCTAACCTGACCTGCAACAATTACAGCAACAAACTTATGGTCTGCCAG GTCGGCGGTATCGAGGCTTTGGTGCGAACTGTACTTCGGGCCGGTGACAGAGAGGACATCACAGAGCCAGCGGTCTGTGCCCTGCGTCACCTGACCTCCCGCCACCAGGATGCTGAGATGGCCCAGAATGCTGTGCGCCTTCATTATGGCCTGCCTGTGGTTGTCAAACTGCTGCACCCTCCGTCCCACTGGCCACTAATCAAG GCAACAGTTGGTCTAATTCGCAACCTGGCCCTGTGCCCGGCCAATCACAGTGCTTTGAGGGAACAGGGTGCCATCCCCCGCCTGGTCCAACTGCTCGTCAGAGCTCATCAGGACACCCAGAGGCGTACGAGCATGGGAGGCAACCAGCAGCAGTTCGTG GAGGGTGTGCGCATGGAGGAGATAGTCGAAGGGTGCACAGGAGCTCTGCACATCCTGGCCCGGGATGTCCACAACCGAATTGTCATCAGAGGGCTTAACACCATTCCACTCTTTGTCCAG CTGCTGTACTCTCCGGTGGAGAACATCCAGCGCGTCGCAGCGGGTGTTCTGTGTGAACTGGCCCAAGACAAGGAGGCCGCCGAGGCCATTGAAGCTGAGGGAGCCACCGCGCCACTCACAGAGCTGCTGCACTCTCGTAACGAGGGCGTCG CAACCTATGCTGCGGCCGTCCTGTTCCGCATGTCGGAGGACAAACCCCAGGACTACAAGAAGCGTCTTTCCGTGGAGCTGACCAGCTCATTGTTCAGGACTGAGCCCATGGCCTGGAACGAC ACTGGAGACCTGGGGTTAGATATGGGAGCACAGGGAGACCCACTGGCCTACAGACAAGACG acgGAGCGTATCGGGCCTATCCGGCAGCTTACGGACAGGACACCCTGTTGGACCCCATGATGGAAGGTGCCGACTACCACGCTGACACGCTGCCCGACCTGGGCCACCACACCGATCCTCTGCCGGACCTTGGCCACACCCAGGAACTGATGGACAGCAACCAGCTGGCCTGGTTTGACACCGACCTGTAG